One genomic window of Cannabis sativa cultivar Pink pepper isolate KNU-18-1 chromosome 2, ASM2916894v1, whole genome shotgun sequence includes the following:
- the LOC133033899 gene encoding uncharacterized protein LOC133033899, which translates to MKDFKNRMTKDIIMPALKENDLGRLAQVPEKHPEIDAADWCKFVESRLTPEFLELSKVQRERSSKIQSRHRSGRSGMVNVREAVKKDLEVADPPRHRVWIKSRTKSRKLVTDYDKEIAEKIVSIY; encoded by the exons atgaaagacttcaagaataggatgacaaaagacatcataatgcccgcgttgaaagagaatgatctgggacgactggcacaagtccctgaaaagcacccggagatcgacgctgctgattggtgcaaatttgttgaaagtcgactaactcctgaatttctg gaattgagtaaggtgcaacgtgaacgttcctcaaaaattcaatccagacatcgaagtggtcggagtggaatggtgaacgtacgggaagctgtg aaaaaggacctcgaagttgcagatcctccccgccaccgtgtttggattaaatctcgcaccaagagtagaaaacttgtcactgattacgacaaggaaattgccgagaagatagtaagtatatattaa
- the LOC133034643 gene encoding uncharacterized protein LOC133034643 — MLSPQGRGAREDDLFTEEKMALIPNSLKWMIHEFLRLKDKRDIITIPVPRAFIAPRTQITLSGEDLQQVATCDYIGNQGMLFGMMHIWESINGLRKIFKFYDPELLTVHGINDEEQSQSFDNAARRLANWLSLMNNNHQMFFIPWNIG, encoded by the exons atgctttctccacaaggccgtggtgcacgggaagatgacttgttcacggaagagaagatggcgttgatccctaattcgctaaaatggatgattcatgaattcctaaggctcaaagataaacgtgatataatcacaattcctgtCCCCCGAGCATTtattgcaccgcgtacccagatcacgttatctggagaggatttgcagcaggttgctacgtgtgactacatcggcaaccagggaatgctgtttggaatgat gcacatatgggagagcatcaacggtctgagaaaaattttcaagttttacgacccagagcttctcacagtgcatgggatcaacgatgaagaacagagtcagtcttttgacaatgcggcaagacgattggctaattggttatcattaatgaacaacaaccaccaaatgttctttattccttggaatatcgggtaa